A portion of the Meriones unguiculatus strain TT.TT164.6M chromosome 11, Bangor_MerUng_6.1, whole genome shotgun sequence genome contains these proteins:
- the Nectin4 gene encoding nectin-4 isoform X3 encodes MPLSLGAEMWGPEAWLLLVFLASFTGRCSAGELETSDLVTVVLGQDAKLPCFYRGAPDEQVGQVAWARVDPNEGTRDLALLHSKYGLHVSAAYEDRVEQPPPPRDPLDGSVLLRNAVQADEGEYECRVSTFPAGSFQARVKLRVLVPPLPSLNPGPPLEEGQGLTLAASCTAEGSPAPSVTWDTEVKGTQSSRSFKHSRSAAVTSEFHLVPSRSMNGQPLTCVVSHPGLLQDQRITHTLQVAFLAEASVRGLEDQNLWHVGREGATLKCLSEGQPPPSYNWTRLDGPLPSGVRVKGDTLGFPPLTSEHSGIYVCHVSNELSSRDSQVTVEVLDPQDPGKQVDLVSASVVVVGVIAALLFLLLVVVVVLMSRYHRRKAQQMTQKYEEELTLTRENSIRRLHSHHTDPRSQSEEPEGRSYSTLTTVREIETQTELLSPSSGRTEDDDDQDEGIKQAMNHFVQENGTLRAKPTGNGIYINGRGHLV; translated from the exons GCCGATGCTCCGCGGGAGAGCTGGAGACCTCAGACTTAGTGACCGTGGTGCTGGGCCAGGACGCAAAACTGCCCTGCTTCTACCGAGGGGCTCCTGATGAGCAGGTGGGGCAGGTGGCATGGGCTCGGGTGGACCCAAACGAGGGCACCCGGGATCTGGCCCTACTGCACTCCAAATACGGGCTTCATGTAAGCGCCGCCTATGAGGACCGCGTGGAGCAGCCACCGCCCCCACGGGACCCTCTGGATGGCTCCGTCCTCCTGCGCAATGCTGTGCAAGCGGATGAAGGCGAGTACGAATGCAGAGTCAGCACCTTCCCAGCGGGCAGCTTTCAGGCACGGGTGAAGCTTCGTGTTCTGG TGCCTCCCCTGCCTTCACTGAACCCTGGCCCACCCCTAGAAGAAGGCCAGGGCCTGACGTTGGCAGCCTCTTGCACTGCTGAGGGCAGCCCAGCTCCCAGTGTGACCTGGGACACAGAGGTCAAAGGCACACAGTCCAGTCGCTCCTTCAAGCACTCCCGCTCAGCTGCTGTTACCTCAGAGTTTCACCTGGTGCCTAGCCGGAGCATGAATGGGCAGCCACTCACCTGTGTGGTGTCTCACCCCGGCCTTCTTCAGGACCAAAGGATCACCCACACCCTCCAAGTGGCCT TCCTTGCAGAGGCCTCTGTGAGGGGTCTTGAGGACCAAAACTTGTGGCATGTTGGCCGAGAAGGAGCTACACTCAAATGCCTCAGTGAAggacagccccctccctcatacaaCTGGACACG GCTGGATGGACCTCTGCCTAGCGGGGTGCGAGTAAAAGGGGACACTCTGGGCTTTCCCCCGCTGACTTCCGAGCACAGTGGCATCTACGTCTGCCATGTCAGTAATGAACTCTCTTCGAGGGATTCTCAGGTCACCGTGGAAGTTCTTG ACCCTCAGGATCCAGGGAAGCAGGTGGACCTGGTGTCGGCCTCAGTGGTGGTAGTGGGTGTGATTGCTGcactcctgttcctcctcctggtggtggtggtggtactcATGTCCCGATACCATCGACGAAAAGCACAGCAGATGACCCAGAAATA TGAGGAGGAGCTGACCTTGACCAGGGAGAACTCCATCCGGAGGCTGCATTCTCATCACACGGACCCTAGGAGCCAG AGTGAAGAGCCAGAGGGCCGCAGCTACTCCACACTGACCACAGTGAGAGAGATCGAGACACAGACCGAACTGCTTTCTCCAAGCTCTGGGCGGACAGAGGACGATGACGATCAGGATGAAGGCATCAAACAGGCCATGAACCATTTTGTTCAGGAGAATGGGACCCTGAGGGCCAAACCCACAGGCAACGGAATCTACATCAACGGGCGAGGCCACTTGGTCTGA
- the Nectin4 gene encoding nectin-4 isoform X2, with protein sequence MPLSLGAEMWGPEAWLLLVFLASFTGRCSAGELETSDLVTVVLGQDAKLPCFYRGAPDEQVGQVAWARVDPNEGTRDLALLHSKYGLHVSAAYEDRVEQPPPPRDPLDGSVLLRNAVQADEGEYECRVSTFPAGSFQARVKLRVLVPPLPSLNPGPPLEEGQGLTLAASCTAEGSPAPSVTWDTEVKGTQSSRSFKHSRSAAVTSEFHLVPSRSMNGQPLTCVVSHPGLLQDQRITHTLQVAFLAEASVRGLEDQNLWHVGREGATLKCLSEGQPPPSYNWTRLDGPLPSGVRVKGDTLGFPPLTSEHSGIYVCHVSNELSSRDSQVTVEVLDPQDPGKQVDLVSASVVVVGVIAALLFLLLVVVVVLMSRYHRRKAQQMTQKYEEELTLTRENSIRRLHSHHTDPRSQPEESVGLRAEGHPDSLKDNSSCSVMSEEPEGRSYSTLTTVREIETQTELLSPSSGRTEDDDDQDEGIKQAMNHFVQENGTLRAKPTGNGIYINGRGHLV encoded by the exons GCCGATGCTCCGCGGGAGAGCTGGAGACCTCAGACTTAGTGACCGTGGTGCTGGGCCAGGACGCAAAACTGCCCTGCTTCTACCGAGGGGCTCCTGATGAGCAGGTGGGGCAGGTGGCATGGGCTCGGGTGGACCCAAACGAGGGCACCCGGGATCTGGCCCTACTGCACTCCAAATACGGGCTTCATGTAAGCGCCGCCTATGAGGACCGCGTGGAGCAGCCACCGCCCCCACGGGACCCTCTGGATGGCTCCGTCCTCCTGCGCAATGCTGTGCAAGCGGATGAAGGCGAGTACGAATGCAGAGTCAGCACCTTCCCAGCGGGCAGCTTTCAGGCACGGGTGAAGCTTCGTGTTCTGG TGCCTCCCCTGCCTTCACTGAACCCTGGCCCACCCCTAGAAGAAGGCCAGGGCCTGACGTTGGCAGCCTCTTGCACTGCTGAGGGCAGCCCAGCTCCCAGTGTGACCTGGGACACAGAGGTCAAAGGCACACAGTCCAGTCGCTCCTTCAAGCACTCCCGCTCAGCTGCTGTTACCTCAGAGTTTCACCTGGTGCCTAGCCGGAGCATGAATGGGCAGCCACTCACCTGTGTGGTGTCTCACCCCGGCCTTCTTCAGGACCAAAGGATCACCCACACCCTCCAAGTGGCCT TCCTTGCAGAGGCCTCTGTGAGGGGTCTTGAGGACCAAAACTTGTGGCATGTTGGCCGAGAAGGAGCTACACTCAAATGCCTCAGTGAAggacagccccctccctcatacaaCTGGACACG GCTGGATGGACCTCTGCCTAGCGGGGTGCGAGTAAAAGGGGACACTCTGGGCTTTCCCCCGCTGACTTCCGAGCACAGTGGCATCTACGTCTGCCATGTCAGTAATGAACTCTCTTCGAGGGATTCTCAGGTCACCGTGGAAGTTCTTG ACCCTCAGGATCCAGGGAAGCAGGTGGACCTGGTGTCGGCCTCAGTGGTGGTAGTGGGTGTGATTGCTGcactcctgttcctcctcctggtggtggtggtggtactcATGTCCCGATACCATCGACGAAAAGCACAGCAGATGACCCAGAAATA TGAGGAGGAGCTGACCTTGACCAGGGAGAACTCCATCCGGAGGCTGCATTCTCATCACACGGACCCTAGGAGCCAG CCGGAGGAGAGTGTAGGGCTGAGAGCCGAGGGCCACCCCGATAGTCTCAAGGACAACAGTAGCTGCTCTGTGATG AGTGAAGAGCCAGAGGGCCGCAGCTACTCCACACTGACCACAGTGAGAGAGATCGAGACACAGACCGAACTGCTTTCTCCAAGCTCTGGGCGGACAGAGGACGATGACGATCAGGATGAAGGCATCAAACAGGCCATGAACCATTTTGTTCAGGAGAATGGGACCCTGAGGGCCAAACCCACAGGCAACGGAATCTACATCAACGGGCGAGGCCACTTGGTCTGA
- the Nectin4 gene encoding nectin-4 isoform X1 has translation MPLSLGAEMWGPEAWLLLVFLASFTGRCSAGELETSDLVTVVLGQDAKLPCFYRGAPDEQVGQVAWARVDPNEGTRDLALLHSKYGLHVSAAYEDRVEQPPPPRDPLDGSVLLRNAVQADEGEYECRVSTFPAGSFQARVKLRVLVPPLPSLNPGPPLEEGQGLTLAASCTAEGSPAPSVTWDTEVKGTQSSRSFKHSRSAAVTSEFHLVPSRSMNGQPLTCVVSHPGLLQDQRITHTLQVAFLAEASVRGLEDQNLWHVGREGATLKCLSEGQPPPSYNWTRLDGPLPSGVRVKGDTLGFPPLTSEHSGIYVCHVSNELSSRDSQVTVEVLDPQDPGKQVDLVSASVVVVGVIAALLFLLLVVVVVLMSRYHRRKAQQMTQKYEEELTLTRENSIRRLHSHHTDPRSQPEESVGLRAEGHPDSLKDNSSCSVMVRPPGPTGVPNTLLRPLSWSQSEEPEGRSYSTLTTVREIETQTELLSPSSGRTEDDDDQDEGIKQAMNHFVQENGTLRAKPTGNGIYINGRGHLV, from the exons GCCGATGCTCCGCGGGAGAGCTGGAGACCTCAGACTTAGTGACCGTGGTGCTGGGCCAGGACGCAAAACTGCCCTGCTTCTACCGAGGGGCTCCTGATGAGCAGGTGGGGCAGGTGGCATGGGCTCGGGTGGACCCAAACGAGGGCACCCGGGATCTGGCCCTACTGCACTCCAAATACGGGCTTCATGTAAGCGCCGCCTATGAGGACCGCGTGGAGCAGCCACCGCCCCCACGGGACCCTCTGGATGGCTCCGTCCTCCTGCGCAATGCTGTGCAAGCGGATGAAGGCGAGTACGAATGCAGAGTCAGCACCTTCCCAGCGGGCAGCTTTCAGGCACGGGTGAAGCTTCGTGTTCTGG TGCCTCCCCTGCCTTCACTGAACCCTGGCCCACCCCTAGAAGAAGGCCAGGGCCTGACGTTGGCAGCCTCTTGCACTGCTGAGGGCAGCCCAGCTCCCAGTGTGACCTGGGACACAGAGGTCAAAGGCACACAGTCCAGTCGCTCCTTCAAGCACTCCCGCTCAGCTGCTGTTACCTCAGAGTTTCACCTGGTGCCTAGCCGGAGCATGAATGGGCAGCCACTCACCTGTGTGGTGTCTCACCCCGGCCTTCTTCAGGACCAAAGGATCACCCACACCCTCCAAGTGGCCT TCCTTGCAGAGGCCTCTGTGAGGGGTCTTGAGGACCAAAACTTGTGGCATGTTGGCCGAGAAGGAGCTACACTCAAATGCCTCAGTGAAggacagccccctccctcatacaaCTGGACACG GCTGGATGGACCTCTGCCTAGCGGGGTGCGAGTAAAAGGGGACACTCTGGGCTTTCCCCCGCTGACTTCCGAGCACAGTGGCATCTACGTCTGCCATGTCAGTAATGAACTCTCTTCGAGGGATTCTCAGGTCACCGTGGAAGTTCTTG ACCCTCAGGATCCAGGGAAGCAGGTGGACCTGGTGTCGGCCTCAGTGGTGGTAGTGGGTGTGATTGCTGcactcctgttcctcctcctggtggtggtggtggtactcATGTCCCGATACCATCGACGAAAAGCACAGCAGATGACCCAGAAATA TGAGGAGGAGCTGACCTTGACCAGGGAGAACTCCATCCGGAGGCTGCATTCTCATCACACGGACCCTAGGAGCCAG CCGGAGGAGAGTGTAGGGCTGAGAGCCGAGGGCCACCCCGATAGTCTCAAGGACAACAGTAGCTGCTCTGTGATGGTGAGGCCCCCCGGCCCCACCGGTGTCCCCAACACTCTCCTCAGGCCCCTCTCCTGGTCCCAG AGTGAAGAGCCAGAGGGCCGCAGCTACTCCACACTGACCACAGTGAGAGAGATCGAGACACAGACCGAACTGCTTTCTCCAAGCTCTGGGCGGACAGAGGACGATGACGATCAGGATGAAGGCATCAAACAGGCCATGAACCATTTTGTTCAGGAGAATGGGACCCTGAGGGCCAAACCCACAGGCAACGGAATCTACATCAACGGGCGAGGCCACTTGGTCTGA